Proteins encoded within one genomic window of Humulus lupulus chromosome 1, drHumLupu1.1, whole genome shotgun sequence:
- the LOC133812578 gene encoding geranylgeranyl pyrophosphate synthase, chloroplastic, with the protein MSSVNLTWVQTCSMFNQAGRSRSSTFNLLHYHPLKKVPFSFQTPKQRRPTSSFSSISAVLTEQEAVTEDEEQKSTFNFKSYMVQKANSVNQALDAAVLLREPQMIHEAMRYSLLAGGKRVRPVLCLSACELVGGDESVAMPAACAVEMIHTMSLIHDDLPCMDNDDLRRGKPTNHKVFGEDVAVLAGDALLAYAFEHVAVSTVGVPAARIIRAIGELAKSIGSEGLVAGQVVDIDSEGLANVGLEQLEFIHLHKTAALLEASVVLGAILGGGTDEQVEELRSFARCIGLLFQVVDDILDVTKSSQELGKTAGKDLVADKATYPRLMGIEKSREFAEKLNREAQEHLCGFDPQKAAPLIALANYIAYRQN; encoded by the coding sequence ATGAGCTCTGTGAATCTTACATGGGTTCAAACCTGTTCCATGTTCAACCAAGCAGGTAGATCCAGATCCTCAACTTTCAATCTCCTCCACTACCATCCTTTGAAAAAAGTACCTTTTTCATTCCAAACCCCAAAACAAAGACGACCCACTTCATCTTTTTCATCCATTTCCGCAGTCCTGACCGAGCAAGAAGCCGTTACAGAAGACGAAGAGCAAAAATCCACCTTCAATTTCAAGTCATACATGGTCCAGAAGGCCAACTCAGTCAACCAAGCTTTAGACGCTGCCGTTTTGCTCCGTGAGCCCCAGATGATCCACGAAGCCATGCGTTACTCTCTCCTGGCCGGAGGGAAGCGAGTTCGGCCCGTGCTATGTCTCTCAGCCTGTGAGCTCGTCGGTGGCGACGAGTCCGTGGCCATGCCCGCCGCCTGCGCCGTCGAGATGATCCATACTATGTCTCTGATCCACGACGACCTCCCTTGTATGGACAACGACGACCTCCGCCGTGGAAAGCCCACTAACCACAAGGTCTTCGGCGAAGACGTCGCCGTTTTGGCCGGGGACGCACTCTTGGCCTATGCTTTCGAGCACGTGGCGGTTTCCACCGTTGGTGTCCCAGCGGCCAGGATTATCCGGGCCATAGGTGAGCTGGCCAAGTCAATTGGGTCAGAAGGACTCGTGGCTGGGCAAGTGGTTGATATTGATTCAGAAGGTTTGGCTAATGTTGGGCTTGAGCAACTTGAGTTCATCCACCTCCACAAGACGGCGGCGCTTCTGGAGGCTTCGGTGGTTTTGGGAGCCATTCTTGGTGGTGGCACTGATGAGCAAGTTGAGGAACTGAGGAGCTTCGCTAGGTGTATTGGGCTGCTGTTTCAGGTTGTGGATGACATTCTTGATGTGACCAAATCTTCTCAAGAATTGGGTAAGACAGCAGGGAAAGACTTGGTGGCTGATAAGGCTACTTATCCAAGGCTAATGGGGATTGAGAAATCAAGAGAGTTTGCTGAGAAATTGAACAGAGAAGCCCAAGAACATCTCTGTGGTTTTGATCCCCAAAAGGCAGCTCCTTTGATTGCTTTGGCTAATTATATTGCTTATAGGCAAAACTAA